The following are encoded together in the Erwinia sp. E602 genome:
- the cmoM gene encoding tRNA uridine 5-oxyacetic acid(34) methyltransferase CmoM, translating to MQDRNFDDIAEKFSQNIYGTTKGRIRQAILWQELDALLTTLPAGPLAVLDAGGGEGQTGCGIAGRGHQVLLCDLSAEMLSRARLLAEQKGVSGNMQFKQISAQQVGQHLDRPVDLVLFHAVLEWVAEPQQALQALYDVLKPGGILSLMFYNIHGLTLQTMVLGNFGYLQAGLTKRKKKTLSPDYPRDPQQVYGWLADCGFTIENKTGIRVFHDYMREKHKQTERFDEVLAFEKQYCHQEPFLSLGRYIHVTARKPFKADAL from the coding sequence ATGCAGGATCGCAACTTTGATGACATCGCGGAAAAATTCTCGCAAAACATTTACGGCACCACCAAAGGCCGCATTCGTCAGGCGATCCTCTGGCAGGAGCTGGACGCGCTGCTGACCACGCTGCCTGCGGGGCCGCTGGCGGTGCTGGATGCCGGCGGCGGCGAAGGCCAGACCGGCTGCGGCATCGCCGGGCGCGGGCACCAGGTGCTGCTGTGCGATCTCTCCGCTGAAATGCTCAGCCGCGCCCGCCTGCTGGCGGAGCAGAAAGGTGTGAGCGGCAACATGCAATTCAAACAAATTAGCGCCCAGCAGGTTGGTCAACATTTGGATCGGCCGGTCGATCTGGTATTGTTTCACGCGGTGCTTGAGTGGGTGGCCGAGCCCCAGCAGGCGCTGCAGGCGCTGTATGATGTGCTGAAGCCGGGTGGCATACTGTCACTGATGTTCTATAACATTCATGGCCTCACTTTGCAGACCATGGTGCTGGGTAACTTCGGTTATCTGCAGGCCGGCCTGACCAAGCGTAAAAAGAAAACCCTGTCGCCGGACTACCCGCGCGATCCGCAGCAGGTATACGGCTGGCTGGCCGACTGCGGCTTTACCATTGAAAACAAAACCGGTATCCGCGTCTTCCACGACTACATGCGTGAGAAGCACAAACAGACGGAGCGGTTTGACGAGGTTCTGGCTTTTGAGAAGCAGTACTGCCATCAGGAGCCCTTTTTGAGTTTAGGACGTTATATCCACGTCACCGCACGGAAACCCTTTAAGGCGGACGCATTATGA
- the elyC gene encoding envelope biogenesis factor ElyC, which translates to MLFTLKKAIGGLLMPLPALLLLIAVGILLLWFSRWQKTGKVVISLGWGIMLLFSLQPVADRLLLTTEAGWPTWQGQHKVEYVVVLGGGYTWNPDWAPSSNMLNNSLPRLAEGIRIWRMNPGSRLIVTGGAATGNAVSSAEVTSKVAQSLGVPQEAIIALTRPRDTEQEAREVARLIGQRPFALVTSASHLSRAMIFFEREGLHPLPAPANQMAVTSPLNLWEKILPAAFWLGHSERAVYEGLGRIWQAVKPHSSADEPGQQ; encoded by the coding sequence ATGCTTTTCACGCTGAAAAAGGCGATCGGCGGCCTGCTGATGCCTCTGCCCGCGCTGCTGCTGCTGATCGCGGTGGGTATTTTGCTGCTCTGGTTCAGCCGCTGGCAGAAAACCGGCAAAGTGGTTATTTCACTTGGCTGGGGAATCATGCTGCTTTTCAGCCTGCAGCCGGTGGCCGATCGGCTGCTGCTGACCACCGAGGCGGGCTGGCCAACGTGGCAGGGACAGCACAAGGTTGAGTACGTGGTGGTACTGGGCGGCGGCTACACCTGGAACCCTGACTGGGCCCCCAGCTCGAATATGCTGAATAACAGCCTGCCGCGACTGGCAGAGGGCATCCGCATCTGGCGGATGAACCCGGGATCGCGGCTGATCGTTACCGGTGGCGCGGCAACCGGCAACGCGGTCAGCTCGGCGGAAGTGACCTCAAAGGTGGCACAGTCGCTCGGTGTGCCACAGGAGGCGATCATTGCCCTGACCCGGCCGCGGGATACCGAGCAGGAAGCGCGTGAAGTGGCCCGACTTATCGGCCAACGGCCGTTCGCGCTGGTCACCTCTGCCAGCCATCTGTCGCGGGCGATGATCTTTTTTGAACGCGAAGGCCTGCATCCCTTGCCGGCTCCGGCCAACCAGATGGCGGTAACCTCACCGCTTAACCTGTGGGAAAAGATACTGCCGGCGGCGTTCTGGCTCGGGCACAGTGAGCGTGCGGTCTATGAAGGGCTGGGCAGGATCTGGCAGGCGGTAAAACCGCACAGTTCGGCAGATGAGCCTGGGCAGCAGTGA